From Prochlorococcus sp. MIT 1223, the proteins below share one genomic window:
- a CDS encoding ABC transporter permease, whose product MNRQNALFKYILSRIAITPLMIWIIATMVFALLRIAPGDPVDAILGNRANETARELLRSRLGLDQPLLNQYLSFLNNILHGNLGESLNTQQPVTEIISKALPASLELCFTSLFIALLIGLTIGFSGIAKPEGKTDFIGRFYGISTYALPPFWAAMIMQIVFAVILGWLPIGGRFPASLIEPEGTGFLILDSILSGNWLAFNGAIRHIILPSSTLGILLSGIFSRSLRLNLGKTIQTNYVEAAMSRGLSFRKIVINHALPNALLPVLTIAGLTIASLVGGALLIEVTFSWPGMALGLQEAISQRDYPVVQGIVVTVAALVVLIGIIVDILIAFIDPRIRY is encoded by the coding sequence GTGAATCGACAAAACGCACTATTTAAATACATTCTTTCAAGAATAGCTATAACACCTCTGATGATTTGGATAATTGCAACTATGGTATTTGCGTTATTGAGAATTGCACCTGGTGATCCTGTTGATGCAATACTTGGAAATCGCGCAAATGAAACAGCGAGGGAATTACTAAGGTCAAGGCTAGGATTAGATCAACCTTTATTAAATCAATATTTGAGTTTTCTAAATAATATCTTACATGGGAACTTAGGCGAATCATTAAATACTCAACAGCCCGTTACTGAAATCATTTCAAAGGCACTACCTGCAAGTCTTGAATTATGTTTTACATCATTATTTATTGCATTATTAATTGGTCTGACAATTGGATTTAGTGGGATTGCAAAACCAGAGGGCAAAACAGATTTCATTGGAAGATTTTATGGTATCAGTACGTATGCTCTCCCTCCTTTTTGGGCCGCAATGATTATGCAAATTGTTTTTGCAGTCATTCTAGGTTGGCTACCTATAGGCGGAAGATTTCCAGCGAGCTTAATAGAACCTGAAGGAACAGGTTTCCTAATTCTGGACAGCATTCTATCGGGTAATTGGTTGGCATTTAATGGTGCAATAAGACATATTATTTTACCTTCCTCTACTCTAGGGATTCTATTAAGTGGAATATTTAGTCGCTCATTAAGACTTAACTTAGGGAAAACAATTCAAACAAATTATGTTGAAGCAGCAATGAGTAGAGGGTTAAGTTTTAGAAAAATAGTTATTAATCATGCTTTACCAAATGCATTGCTTCCAGTGTTGACGATTGCAGGACTAACAATTGCATCGCTAGTTGGAGGAGCCTTACTTATAGAAGTAACTTTCTCATGGCCTGGAATGGCCTTAGGTCTCCAAGAAGCTATTAGTCAACGTGACTACCCTGTTGTCCAAGGAATTGTTGTTACTGTAGCAGCCTTAGTTGTATTAATAGGTATTATTGTAGACATATTAATTGCATTCATAGACCCTAGAATTCGCTATTAA
- a CDS encoding alpha/beta hydrolase, translating to MVLVRLITRIIFLGSISILLTGIDRGISFKAAERFEVHFEDMSIPISIKELNDWAIHQGENNSELATWLNLLGFESRTSLANFLQTPFSVEKEVALQLLRSWYGRKLFEEIGQLVRLDEDKSGIEIFNTLEKMLESSRQLNVLYLFQSLPAEVIHLDLDGVVKVANRWRRELKLQQKLVADLSSISEKPSESVNSIGPKLFKKDLKESFLRNIPLEVSHRDKPLNIEIWKPANNSLTRSNLIVFMPGLGGDQDHFRWLSRILSYHGWPTVLIEHPGSDSEAIKALLDGSLPVPGLEVIPERLADLQGVLSGIEQGILKVPGKNIVLMGHSLGSLTAFLASGAEPQRSLKESCSKALNDFSLTNLSELLQCQFTDFAIPSQKPIKNLRAIVGINSFGSLLWPKYSTNSIDVPVFLVGGTFDLVTPAISEQLGLLLSIKPNPLNRVLLIEGASHFSPVRVKGQINNEIGDDIFKLKGSLVGLHPLSVQSLIANEIIKFLDNLEEEEAVPAELNIIYNGTRFHLLDRPLVKELLKS from the coding sequence TTGGTTTTAGTTCGCTTAATTACAAGAATAATATTTCTAGGGAGTATAAGTATCCTTTTGACGGGTATTGATCGGGGAATTTCTTTTAAAGCCGCGGAACGGTTTGAAGTTCATTTTGAGGATATGTCTATACCTATTTCAATAAAAGAACTGAATGATTGGGCTATCCATCAAGGTGAAAATAATTCTGAACTTGCTACTTGGTTGAACTTGCTTGGGTTTGAAAGTAGAACTTCTTTAGCCAATTTTCTTCAAACACCTTTTTCTGTAGAAAAAGAAGTTGCATTACAGCTATTACGAAGTTGGTATGGCAGAAAGTTGTTTGAAGAAATAGGCCAATTGGTCCGCCTTGATGAAGATAAATCAGGTATAGAGATATTTAATACCCTTGAGAAGATGCTTGAATCTTCTCGTCAATTAAATGTGTTGTATCTTTTTCAATCTCTTCCTGCCGAGGTTATTCATCTAGACCTTGATGGCGTTGTAAAAGTAGCTAATAGATGGAGAAGAGAATTGAAGTTGCAGCAGAAGCTAGTAGCTGATCTTTCCTCAATATCCGAAAAACCCTCTGAATCCGTTAATTCAATTGGTCCTAAACTCTTTAAAAAGGACTTAAAAGAATCTTTTTTAAGGAATATTCCTTTAGAAGTCTCTCATCGAGATAAACCTTTAAACATAGAAATTTGGAAGCCTGCGAATAATTCTTTGACAAGATCAAATTTGATTGTATTTATGCCTGGCCTAGGAGGTGATCAAGATCATTTCAGATGGCTTTCTCGAATACTTAGTTACCATGGTTGGCCTACTGTTTTAATTGAGCACCCAGGAAGTGACTCGGAAGCTATTAAAGCTCTTTTAGATGGATCACTGCCTGTGCCTGGTCTTGAAGTCATTCCCGAACGATTAGCAGATCTGCAAGGAGTCCTTTCTGGAATTGAGCAAGGAATTCTAAAAGTACCTGGGAAAAACATTGTATTAATGGGGCATTCACTTGGATCTTTAACAGCGTTTCTAGCATCAGGAGCAGAGCCTCAAAGAAGTCTTAAAGAAAGCTGCTCTAAAGCACTTAATGACTTCTCTTTGACAAATCTTTCAGAGTTACTGCAGTGTCAATTTACGGATTTTGCAATACCTTCTCAGAAGCCAATCAAAAATCTTAGGGCGATAGTCGGTATCAATAGCTTTGGAAGTTTGCTTTGGCCTAAATATTCAACTAACTCAATAGATGTTCCTGTTTTCCTAGTTGGTGGAACTTTTGATTTGGTTACCCCAGCTATTTCAGAACAACTAGGCCTTCTGCTGTCGATAAAACCTAATCCATTAAATCGTGTTTTGTTAATTGAAGGAGCAAGTCATTTTTCTCCGGTAAGAGTAAAAGGTCAAATTAATAATGAGATTGGCGATGATATCTTTAAGTTAAAAGGTTCTTTAGTAGGATTGCATCCCTTATCAGTTCAGAGCTTAATAGCTAATGAGATAATTAAATTTCTTGATAATCTAGAAGAGGAAGAAGCTGTACCAGCAGAATTAAATATAATTTATAATGGAACTCGATTTCATTTATTAGATAGACCCTTAGTTAAGGAACTATTGAAAAGTTAA
- a CDS encoding MFS transporter, translating to MLFNELGFSSSQIGGGITIAATSGTIARLIAGFCLDEGVHFSNLLKIAALFAISADIFLFNSYDINKYFQGQILLGAAAGIYWPAAELAIPISCNDFPSAKGFALARTADALGISLGSTIGTIFSWISNIRFIYLIDIFCMILLINIVSLNLLRKRSLTLESNIFLVKNNTLSEQLYRVREVISDLGPILFLSIFCTSIFALLQSGLPLDLAEGGIYRLPLSKTSSGVLLSTQLIFILFFQWPIGNWLSKKSTRYGLKFSLICLSFGSFLLAFSSFFTNSIILIVFALVFIALGLTAFLPTATEGVIRASSTSNRGIAMSLFSQCFGLSAVLAPISAGHIIDKQGNGMLLWLLLSFIALLLIPSTNLINKLKVDSTN from the coding sequence TTGCTTTTCAATGAGCTAGGTTTTTCTTCCTCTCAAATTGGAGGAGGAATAACAATTGCGGCAACCTCAGGCACAATTGCAAGATTAATAGCAGGGTTTTGTCTTGATGAAGGTGTTCATTTCTCTAACTTATTAAAAATTGCTGCCTTATTTGCAATCTCTGCAGATATTTTCTTATTTAATTCATACGACATTAACAAATACTTCCAAGGCCAAATTCTTTTAGGGGCTGCTGCTGGAATCTATTGGCCAGCAGCAGAATTAGCGATTCCCATAAGTTGCAATGACTTTCCATCCGCCAAGGGCTTTGCTCTAGCAAGAACAGCAGACGCCTTAGGGATAAGCTTAGGTTCTACTATTGGAACAATTTTCTCATGGATTTCAAATATTAGATTTATTTATTTAATAGATATATTCTGTATGATATTACTTATAAATATTGTCTCACTAAATTTACTAAGGAAAAGGTCTTTAACCTTAGAGAGTAATATTTTTTTAGTTAAAAATAATACATTATCAGAGCAATTATATAGAGTGAGGGAAGTCATATCAGATCTTGGGCCAATACTTTTTTTAAGCATTTTTTGCACATCTATATTCGCGTTATTACAAAGCGGGCTTCCACTTGATTTAGCAGAAGGCGGTATATATAGACTTCCTTTAAGCAAAACATCAAGTGGTGTACTTCTATCTACCCAATTAATCTTTATACTCTTTTTTCAATGGCCTATAGGAAACTGGTTGAGCAAAAAAAGTACTAGATATGGACTGAAATTCAGCTTGATATGTTTAAGTTTCGGAAGTTTTTTACTTGCATTCTCTAGTTTTTTTACAAATTCAATAATCTTAATTGTATTTGCTCTTGTATTCATTGCTTTAGGTCTAACAGCTTTCCTTCCAACAGCAACAGAAGGTGTTATCAGAGCATCTTCCACTTCAAACAGAGGAATTGCCATGTCACTGTTTTCTCAGTGTTTTGGTTTAAGTGCTGTATTGGCACCAATCTCTGCTGGCCATATTATTGATAAGCAAGGAAATGGAATGCTACTCTGGCTTTTATTATCATTTATTGCTCTTTTATTGATACCATCAACTAATCTGATAAATAAATTAAAAGTTGACAGCACTAATTAA